AAGGATAGGAAGCTTCTTCTTCGTCATCCGCTTCATCTGCGTCTTGAGACTGGCTGTCAGTTGCTGAGTAGTCAGCTGCTAGTGATTGGCTGGCTGGCTCACTTTGACTCTCCACTGGCTCTAATTCGGCGCTGGTACTTGCATCAGCTGGGCTAGCGCTTTGACTATCGAGTGTATGAGCTACTTGGCTGTCACTACTGGATTCACTAGTTGCTTGGCCGACAGCACTTTGGCTATCATCGAGCGCTTCAACCTGGCTAGCTTCTTCGACCACTTCAGTAGTGGCCGGCTCTTTATCAGCTGCTGGGTTAGTGACTGTTTCTGCTTCAACAGCTACTTCAGCCACAATCTCATCAACACTAGGTTCACCATCAGCTAGGCTGACTTGAATAATGGCCGGTTGGCTACCAAAACCAAAGAAACCTTTTTTAGGCTCTTGGAGAATTTTGACATCTTCCATCGGGATGTCACTGACTTGGAGCCCTTCTTTAGCTGCTGCGATCGCCTCTTCAACGCTGGCGCCTTGATAAGTTTCTAATTTCATATTTGATGCTCCTTATTACTTACGCTTTTTACCTCGTGGGTTGCGACGGGCTTTCTCTAAGCGCCGTTCCAAATCCCTTTCCTTGGCC
This genomic stretch from Aerococcus mictus harbors:
- the jag gene encoding RNA-binding cell elongation regulator Jag/EloR, with the protein product MKLETYQGASVEEAIAAAKEGLQVSDIPMEDVKILQEPKKGFFGFGSQPAIIQVSLADGEPSVDEIVAEVAVEAETVTNPAADKEPATTEVVEEASQVEALDDSQSAVGQATSESSSDSQVAHTLDSQSASPADASTSAELEPVESQSEPASQSLAADYSATDSQSQDADEADDEEEASYPFDWGVEDVAHYLIDVMEAYLVDVTIDVEDMDDLIIFHINTDKPGLVIGKHGKIINSLETLAQILTHSHVRKRVAVEVNVGDYRERREQTLEKLAERTADQVTVEREDVTLSPLPARERKIIHRCLSKYSHIKTQSQGRDPHRYMVVSYKD